The DNA sequence GGAAACCCTAACTTCGACGGGAATCTGCCGGCGACCCCAACTCCGCCGGGAACAGACATGACGGGCATCTGTTTCAGAGACCAGCTATGGTTAAACTCCTACCCTCTGGATCGAAACCTCGTGTTTGATTACTTTGCTTTGTCTCCTTTCTACGATTGGACCTGCAATAACGAACAGCTTCGTCTACGATCAATTCATCCTCTCGACACCTCGCATCTGTCGTAAGATTTCTcgttattttgattattttggttGGTTTAGTTTCTGAAAAAATCGAGGAGAAAGAGGagatgaaaggaaaatttttaaattttatgtcttGAGTTGTTTGCATAAATTCTTGTACTCCACCAAGCCGATAAGAAATTTTGCGTGGTTTTGTGGCTTATGTGGTTGCTTCAGTTTGCTAAAAATGTTTAATTTCAACTCAATTGTTCATGGTAACTGAATGGAAATAGGTTTATTCGAAGTTCCCTAGTATTTTTTTAGgtgcattttaaattttcttagtctttgtttggttgctgagaaaacggagggaagaaaaaagaaaaaagaaaatggaaatgtgAATAATGTCTtatgttatttatgtttttttaaaaaggaaattaaaattcaaCTAAATTAAGCCAAGTGTGTGGAAGAATTAGGGAAGTGGAATGGGCGCGTTAGTCTTCTCAAgttcaatgaaaaaaatctaagcttcaatttttggtttgttttcttcgCTTACCTTTTCTCAGCCACGAAACTTTGTTATTTACTATGTTTTTCAATCAGCTAGGGTTTCTGGAAGTATTTGGAGtctatttcttttttggaaCTTTGAAACATTCTTGATATCCTCTGTGATCAAGATATTGATATCACGACTTTAAATTACTGCTAAATTTGAGAATCATGATTTACAGTGATAATGAATTGAAGAAAACCAGGAACAAGAAAATTTTTGGGGATTCCATCAAAGTTGAATTAAGTGCCATTCCCTTGTGTAattcttcatttcaaattcaaaacacaattcttGGAACACGGGAATCTGCTCAAGCTCAGTACAGATGTAGAAATGTACTCTGAGCCTTCTAGGTTGCCAAAACTAATTAAAGATTGTGGACCGCCTTCCTTGGCAACGAAACActtgaattttctatttaacaaGTTGTTAATATCTCATGTGTTAATTAAAGAGATCATATATGAGGAGAAAGTATCTACTAGGCGTCATGTTGACATCCCCATATGATTTGATGGGCTGCACTGTAAAGGATGATGGTTATTTTTATCTACAGGAAAATGACTGGTACCGAATTCATGCTGAATGAAGTTATGGAGCCCCACCTCTTTGTCATCCGGAAGCAAAAGAGAGATGGCCCTGAGAAAGTTACACCAATGCTTACTTATTATATTTTGGATGGTTCAATCTACCAAGCTCCACAACTCTGCAATGTCTTTACAGCTCGAATTGTAAGTTCTGTTATCTTTGTTGTCCTCTTGTTCCCATATAGCTCATTTGTACTGGCATATTAATCCaatttaaaaagttcaaaattatTATACGTT is a window from the Vitis riparia cultivar Riparia Gloire de Montpellier isolate 1030 chromosome 9, EGFV_Vit.rip_1.0, whole genome shotgun sequence genome containing:
- the LOC117921571 gene encoding LOW QUALITY PROTEIN: mediator of RNA polymerase II transcription subunit 6-like (The sequence of the model RefSeq protein was modified relative to this genomic sequence to represent the inferred CDS: inserted 2 bases in 2 codons), giving the protein MTSTPMAPPNAAAGNPNFDGNLPATPTPPGTDMTGICFRDQLWLNSYPLDRNLVFDYFALSPFYDWTCNNEQLRLRSIHPLDTSHLSKMTGTEFMLNEVMEPHLFVIRKQKRDGPEKVTPMLTYYILDGSIYQAPQLCNVFTARIGRALYHISKAFTXAASKLEKIGYVDAENENXALESKVGKETIDFKEVMRVDQILASLQRKLPPAPPPPQFPEGYAPPATAEGEKGPETQQAAEPQLPALDPIIDQGPSKRMKF